A part of Thermoflexus hugenholtzii JAD2 genomic DNA contains:
- a CDS encoding penicillin-binding protein — translation MALRPGDLSWLLERRRMRRARRHQGAARWIRLALALGIFGLTGMGLFAAAGVAGAAALYVSLIRQADPARIEASARAFETTKIYDRTGRVLLYEVIDPTWGDRTWVPLEQIPLALRQATIAIEDRSFYENPGINPRGLLRAFWINLRTGGEVVQGGSSITQQLVKNTLIDPQERYQRSYTRKIKEILLALELSRRYSKDQILEMYLNTNFYGNLAYGVEAASQIYFGKHVWELNLAESAMLAAIPQFPSLNPIDAPQEAKRRQEIVLDAMVREGYISPEAAAAAKAQPLQIRRQPAARFDIKAPHFSLYVRRWLEERFGPELVHRGGLRVYTTLDWDLQQYAEQAVRRHVEKLKAEKRNVTNGALVAIRPRTGEILAMVGSVDYWDESIDGRFNVAVDGLRQPGSAFKPFTYATLLSQGVPASHLFWDVPKTFDQGPGMPPYAPENYDRKFHGPQRMRLALARSYNIPAVEALQMAGIANVIRLAHRMGLTTLDKGLDYYGLALTLGGGEVRLIDMVYAFSVFANNGFMAGAPVPEDRRRPGYRELDPVPVLRVETPDGKVLWEYRQPEVQAILDPRVAYLITSILSDKAARWEAFGRGNVLELSRPAAVKTGTTNDWRDNWTIGYTPQLAVGVWVGNTDNSPMRNVSGIAGAAPIWHDVMEYAHRDLPEEPFQRPPGLIEQTICAVSGKLPGPYCPTVKELFIPGTEPQEICDLHQAFRINRETGKLATASTPPDKVEEKVFLVVPPEALGWAREAGIPQPPTEYDTQFAQPAGDVAILNPAPYAYVRGIVPIIGNARGDVAFYRLAMGAGLNPTAWIPIGPEHGNPVDNGLLESWDTSGFADGLYTLQLTVVRHDGSVHTAVVPVTVDRTPPAVRVVYPREGETYKLSEEWISVVTEVSDNYAMDRVEFYADGQPFAVRDAPPFNAKWYFNRVERERLLGCHEFWVKAYDKAGNETESHHVRACVTR, via the coding sequence ATGGCTCTTCGACCCGGGGATTTGAGCTGGCTGCTGGAGCGACGACGGATGCGGCGGGCCCGCCGCCACCAGGGGGCCGCCCGATGGATCCGCCTGGCCCTGGCGCTGGGGATCTTCGGCCTCACCGGGATGGGATTGTTCGCCGCGGCTGGCGTGGCCGGGGCCGCCGCCCTTTACGTCAGCCTGATCCGCCAGGCCGATCCCGCTCGCATCGAGGCCAGCGCCAGAGCCTTCGAGACCACCAAGATCTACGACCGCACCGGCCGCGTCCTCCTCTATGAGGTGATCGATCCCACCTGGGGCGATCGCACCTGGGTGCCCCTGGAGCAGATTCCCCTCGCCCTGCGCCAGGCCACCATCGCCATCGAGGATCGCTCCTTCTACGAGAACCCGGGGATCAACCCTCGCGGCCTGTTGCGGGCCTTCTGGATCAACCTGCGCACCGGCGGCGAGGTCGTCCAGGGCGGCTCCTCCATCACCCAGCAGCTGGTGAAGAACACCCTCATCGATCCCCAGGAGCGCTACCAGCGCTCCTACACCCGCAAGATCAAGGAGATCCTGCTGGCCCTGGAGCTCTCCCGCCGCTACTCGAAGGATCAGATCCTGGAAATGTATCTGAACACGAACTTCTACGGGAACCTGGCTTACGGGGTGGAGGCCGCCTCCCAGATCTACTTCGGCAAGCATGTGTGGGAGCTGAACCTGGCGGAGTCCGCCATGCTGGCCGCCATCCCCCAGTTCCCCAGCCTGAACCCCATCGACGCCCCCCAGGAGGCCAAGCGCCGTCAGGAGATCGTGCTGGACGCGATGGTGCGGGAGGGCTACATCTCCCCCGAGGCGGCCGCGGCCGCCAAGGCCCAGCCCCTCCAGATCCGGCGTCAGCCCGCCGCGCGTTTCGACATCAAAGCCCCCCACTTCTCCCTTTACGTCCGCCGCTGGCTGGAGGAGCGCTTCGGACCCGAACTGGTCCACCGTGGTGGGCTCCGGGTCTACACCACCCTGGACTGGGACCTCCAGCAATACGCCGAGCAGGCCGTCCGCCGCCACGTCGAGAAGCTGAAGGCGGAAAAGCGCAACGTGACCAACGGGGCCCTGGTGGCCATCCGGCCGAGGACCGGTGAGATCCTGGCCATGGTGGGAAGCGTGGATTACTGGGACGAGTCCATCGATGGCCGCTTCAACGTGGCCGTGGATGGACTGCGGCAGCCGGGCTCCGCCTTCAAGCCTTTCACCTACGCCACCCTGCTCAGCCAGGGCGTGCCGGCTTCCCACTTGTTCTGGGATGTCCCTAAGACCTTCGATCAGGGGCCGGGGATGCCGCCTTACGCCCCGGAGAACTACGACCGCAAGTTCCATGGCCCCCAGCGGATGCGATTGGCCCTGGCCCGCAGCTACAACATCCCGGCCGTGGAGGCCCTGCAGATGGCCGGGATCGCCAACGTCATCCGCCTCGCCCACCGCATGGGGCTCACCACCCTGGATAAAGGCCTGGATTACTACGGCCTGGCCCTCACCCTGGGCGGCGGCGAGGTGCGCCTGATCGACATGGTCTACGCCTTCAGCGTCTTCGCCAACAACGGCTTCATGGCCGGCGCCCCCGTCCCCGAAGACCGCCGCCGGCCCGGCTACCGGGAGCTGGACCCGGTCCCTGTGCTCCGGGTGGAAACCCCGGATGGGAAGGTCCTCTGGGAATACCGCCAGCCGGAGGTCCAGGCCATCCTGGACCCGCGGGTGGCCTACCTGATCACCAGCATCCTCTCGGACAAGGCCGCCCGCTGGGAGGCCTTCGGGCGCGGCAACGTCTTGGAGCTCTCCCGGCCCGCGGCGGTGAAGACGGGGACCACCAACGACTGGCGGGACAACTGGACCATCGGCTACACCCCGCAGCTGGCGGTGGGCGTGTGGGTGGGGAACACCGACAACAGCCCGATGCGGAACGTCTCCGGGATCGCTGGGGCGGCCCCCATCTGGCATGACGTGATGGAATACGCCCACCGGGACCTCCCGGAGGAGCCCTTCCAGCGGCCTCCCGGCCTGATCGAGCAGACCATCTGCGCCGTCTCCGGCAAGCTCCCCGGCCCCTACTGCCCGACGGTGAAGGAGCTGTTCATCCCGGGGACGGAACCTCAAGAGATCTGCGACCTGCACCAGGCCTTCCGCATCAACCGGGAGACCGGCAAGCTGGCCACCGCCAGCACGCCCCCGGACAAGGTGGAGGAGAAAGTCTTCCTGGTGGTCCCGCCGGAGGCCCTGGGCTGGGCCCGGGAGGCCGGCATCCCCCAGCCGCCCACGGAATACGACACCCAGTTCGCTCAGCCGGCCGGCGACGTCGCCATCCTCAACCCCGCCCCCTACGCCTACGTCCGCGGGATCGTCCCCATCATCGGCAACGCCCGGGGGGATGTGGCCTTCTACCGGCTGGCCATGGGGGCCGGCCTGAACCCCACCGCCTGGATCCCGATTGGCCCGGAGCACGGCAACCCCGTGGACAACGGGCTCCTGGAGAGCTGGGACACCTCCGGCTTCGCCGACGGCCTCTACACCCTGCAGCTCACCGTGGTCCGCCACGACGGGAGCGTGCACACCGCCGTGGTCCCGGTGACCGTGGACCGCACCCCCCCTGCGGTGCGGGTGGTGTATCCGCGGGAGGGGGAGACGTATAAGCTTTCGGAGGAATGGATCAGCGTGGTCACCGAGGTCTCAGACAACTACGCCATGGACCGGGTGGAGTTCTACGCGGACGGGCAGCCTTTCGCCGTGCGCGACGCGCCGCCCTTCAACGCGAAGTGGTATTTCAACCGGGTGGAGCGGGAGCGCCTGCTGGGCTGCCACGAGTTCTGGGTGAAGGCCTACGACAAGGCCGGCAACGAGACCGAGAGCCACCACGTCCGCGCCTGCGTCACCCGCTGA
- a CDS encoding leucyl aminopeptidase, whose protein sequence is MRVEVRIGAIQEVEADAIVVNLFEGVTAPGGATAAVDRALEGRISRVLAAGDFRGRLGETLVLYPDGRIPAPRVILVGLGPEASFNTEKIRHAAAAAAQRARDLRVRTLATVVHGAGRGGLSPEEAAQATVEGALLGLYTYQRKKENTGGSGPETLLLVEFDAAKEAAIAAGARRAETLARYVNRVRDWVNEPGSDLTPRRLAEEVRGLAAEVGGVRVQVLDEHQITALGMGALTAVARGSEEPPRFIILEYAPEGRLERPVVLVGKGITFDSGGLNLKSEEGMLTMKGDMAGAAAVLGATLAAAALGLPVPVVALAPACENMPSGKSYKPGDILRALNGKTIEIVNTDAEGRLILADALSYAARYAPRAVIDVATLTGAAIIALGQDVAAALFSDHEELAAALLRAAEATGERLWRMPLWEDYLERIKSDVADVKNSGGRYGGLGTSAMFLKQFAPEGVPWAHLDIAPMDMAEKARGYIPKGGTGFGVRLLVRYLEDPRP, encoded by the coding sequence ATGCGCGTGGAAGTTCGGATCGGGGCCATCCAGGAGGTGGAGGCGGATGCGATCGTGGTGAACTTGTTTGAGGGCGTGACGGCGCCGGGCGGGGCCACGGCGGCCGTGGATCGCGCCCTGGAGGGTCGGATCTCACGGGTGCTCGCCGCTGGGGACTTCCGGGGCCGCCTGGGGGAGACCCTGGTCCTCTACCCCGACGGGCGCATCCCCGCGCCCCGGGTGATCCTGGTCGGGCTGGGCCCGGAGGCTTCCTTCAACACCGAAAAAATCCGCCACGCGGCCGCCGCCGCGGCCCAGCGCGCCCGGGACCTGCGGGTGCGGACCCTGGCGACGGTGGTCCACGGAGCGGGCCGGGGCGGGCTCTCCCCGGAGGAAGCCGCCCAGGCCACCGTGGAGGGGGCCCTGCTGGGCCTTTACACTTACCAGCGGAAGAAGGAGAACACCGGAGGATCCGGGCCGGAGACCCTTCTGCTGGTGGAGTTCGACGCCGCCAAGGAGGCGGCCATCGCCGCGGGCGCCCGCCGCGCCGAGACCCTCGCCCGCTATGTGAACCGGGTGCGGGACTGGGTGAACGAGCCGGGCTCGGATCTGACGCCCCGCCGGCTGGCCGAGGAGGTCCGCGGGCTGGCCGCCGAGGTCGGCGGCGTGCGGGTCCAGGTCCTGGATGAGCACCAGATCACCGCCCTGGGGATGGGCGCCCTCACGGCGGTGGCCCGCGGCAGCGAGGAGCCCCCCCGCTTCATCATCCTGGAATACGCCCCGGAGGGCCGCCTGGAGCGGCCGGTGGTCCTGGTCGGGAAGGGGATCACCTTCGACAGCGGCGGGCTCAACCTCAAGAGCGAGGAAGGCATGCTCACGATGAAGGGGGATATGGCCGGCGCGGCGGCGGTGCTCGGGGCGACCTTGGCCGCCGCCGCGCTGGGGCTGCCGGTCCCGGTGGTGGCCCTCGCCCCCGCCTGCGAGAACATGCCCTCCGGCAAATCCTACAAGCCCGGGGATATCCTGCGGGCCCTCAACGGCAAAACCATCGAGATCGTGAACACCGATGCCGAGGGACGGCTGATCCTGGCGGATGCCCTCTCTTACGCCGCCCGCTACGCGCCCCGCGCGGTGATCGACGTAGCCACCCTGACCGGGGCAGCCATCATCGCCCTGGGCCAGGATGTGGCCGCCGCCCTGTTCTCGGACCACGAGGAGCTGGCCGCGGCGTTGCTGCGGGCCGCCGAGGCCACCGGCGAGCGGCTCTGGCGCATGCCCCTGTGGGAGGATTACCTGGAGCGGATCAAAAGCGATGTGGCCGACGTCAAGAACAGCGGGGGCCGCTACGGTGGGCTGGGGACCTCCGCCATGTTCCTCAAGCAGTTCGCTCCGGAGGGCGTCCCCTGGGCCCATCTGGACATCGCCCCGATGGATATGGCGGAGAAGGCCCGGGGTTACATACCCAAGGGAGGGACCGGATTCGGGGTGCGGCTGCTGGTGCGCTACCTGGAGGATCCCCGGCCATAA
- a CDS encoding branched-chain amino acid transaminase: MSGRYAFFKGRIVPIEEAVISVRTHAFNYGTGVFEGIRAYWNEEEQQLFIFRPREHYERLLASARMLLMSFPYTPDDLTRITVELLQKEGYREDVYIRPIAYKADEVIGVRLHNLKEELTIWTTPFGHYIEREAAHVMVSSWRRINDNAIPARSKITGAYVNSALAKSEAMLNGFDEAIVLTEDGHVAEGSAENLFIIRNGVLITPPVTDEILEGITRRTLIELAHNELGIPTVERHIDRTELYYADEMFLCGTGVQLVPVVSVDRRPVGNGEIGPITRRLHDLYFDVVRGKVPKYRGWCVPVYVPEPVGAARG, from the coding sequence ATGAGCGGCCGCTATGCCTTCTTCAAAGGGCGCATCGTGCCCATCGAGGAGGCGGTGATCAGCGTGCGCACCCACGCCTTCAACTACGGCACCGGCGTCTTCGAAGGGATACGGGCCTACTGGAACGAGGAAGAGCAGCAGCTCTTCATCTTCCGGCCCCGTGAGCACTACGAGCGACTCCTCGCCTCCGCCCGCATGCTCCTGATGAGCTTCCCCTACACCCCCGACGACCTCACCCGCATCACCGTCGAGCTCCTGCAGAAAGAAGGCTACCGGGAGGACGTCTACATCCGCCCCATCGCCTACAAGGCGGACGAGGTCATCGGGGTCCGCCTGCACAACCTCAAGGAGGAGCTGACCATCTGGACCACCCCCTTCGGCCACTACATCGAGCGGGAGGCGGCCCACGTGATGGTCTCCTCCTGGCGGCGGATCAACGACAACGCCATCCCCGCCCGCTCCAAGATCACCGGGGCCTACGTGAACTCCGCCCTGGCCAAGAGCGAGGCCATGCTCAACGGCTTCGACGAGGCCATCGTGCTGACCGAGGACGGCCATGTGGCCGAGGGGAGCGCCGAGAACCTCTTCATCATCCGAAACGGCGTCCTGATCACCCCGCCGGTGACCGACGAGATCCTCGAGGGCATCACCCGGCGCACCCTCATCGAGCTGGCCCACAACGAGCTGGGGATCCCGACGGTGGAGCGCCACATCGACCGCACCGAGCTGTATTACGCCGACGAGATGTTCCTGTGCGGCACCGGCGTCCAGCTCGTCCCGGTGGTCTCGGTGGACCGGCGGCCGGTGGGCAACGGAGAGATCGGGCCGATCACCCGGCGCCTCCATGATCTCTACTTCGATGTGGTGCGGGGGAAGGTGCCGAAGTATCGGGGCTGGTGCGTCCCGGTCTATGTGCCGGAGCCGGTGGGGGCCGCCCGCGGATAG